The Calditrichota bacterium genome has a window encoding:
- the purQ gene encoding phosphoribosylformylglycinamidine synthase I, with protein sequence MKRVKVLVLRAAGSNCDQETAFAFRAVGATADLVHVNRVVSGQLSLHDYHILAIPGGFTYGDDVSAGKILANELKYKLGQALVQFHRQGKLIIGICNGFQVLAKAGLLPEVDLGAPQRVTLANNDSGKFEDRWVYLRVNPGPCVFTADGPERIYLPVAHAEGKFVAASEEVLHRLQRNGQVVLQYVHPEGGPCTYPWNPNGSVADIAGICDSSGRVFGLMPHPERHFDPTHHPRWTREGLKPEGDGVFIFRNAVTYVASKLL encoded by the coding sequence ATGAAAAGGGTCAAAGTTCTGGTGCTCCGTGCGGCAGGTTCCAACTGCGATCAAGAGACGGCATTCGCTTTCCGCGCCGTGGGTGCGACAGCTGACCTGGTGCACGTCAATCGCGTGGTGAGCGGGCAACTCAGTCTGCATGACTACCACATCTTAGCCATTCCGGGGGGGTTCACTTACGGCGACGACGTGTCGGCAGGCAAGATCCTGGCCAACGAGCTGAAGTACAAGCTCGGCCAGGCCTTGGTGCAGTTCCACCGGCAAGGCAAACTCATCATCGGCATTTGCAATGGCTTTCAGGTGCTGGCCAAGGCCGGGCTTTTGCCCGAGGTGGACCTGGGCGCTCCTCAGCGGGTCACGCTGGCCAACAATGACTCTGGCAAGTTTGAAGATCGCTGGGTCTACTTGCGCGTGAACCCCGGTCCGTGCGTGTTCACGGCCGATGGGCCGGAGCGCATCTACCTGCCCGTTGCGCACGCGGAAGGCAAGTTCGTGGCTGCCTCAGAAGAAGTGCTCCACCGCCTACAGAGAAACGGCCAGGTGGTGCTGCAATACGTTCACCCCGAGGGCGGGCCGTGCACCTACCCCTGGAACCCCAATGGATCGGTGGCGGACATTGCGGGCATCTGCGACTCCTCGGGACGGGTTTTCGGGCTCATGCCTCACCCTGAGCGGCACTTCGATCCCACGCATCACCCTCGCTGGACAAGAGAAGGGCTGAAGCCAGAGGGAGACGGCGTTTTCATCTTTCGCAACGCGGTGACTTACGTCGCGAGCAAATTGCTTTGA
- a CDS encoding VCBS repeat-containing protein yields MSWLRRCLALCLTGGLIIASGYGQETTTTTEQLPTLYSDLAAIYYYGNGVTRIHTWINNGGTGFSYSGSNGWFSTNKGGYEADRLVKMACGDFDGNGLDDLAGFYYYGNGKTAIHVWLNNGLNRFEYKTSAGWWREEAGYDATKLVGVAAGDYNGDGFDDLCGFYNYGGGKVHIHVWLSDGVSAFKYQGSDGWWKVNAGYEAEGIKHVLGGEFAR; encoded by the coding sequence ATGAGCTGGTTGCGAAGGTGTCTCGCGCTGTGTCTGACTGGTGGTCTGATTATCGCCTCCGGGTACGGTCAAGAGACGACCACCACCACTGAACAACTTCCCACCTTGTACTCCGACCTGGCCGCGATCTACTACTACGGCAACGGGGTGACGCGCATCCACACCTGGATCAACAACGGTGGCACGGGGTTCTCCTACTCTGGTTCCAACGGGTGGTTCAGCACCAATAAAGGAGGGTACGAGGCCGACCGGCTAGTGAAGATGGCCTGCGGCGATTTTGACGGCAATGGCCTGGATGACCTTGCCGGTTTCTACTACTACGGAAACGGCAAGACCGCCATCCACGTCTGGCTGAACAATGGCTTGAACCGCTTCGAGTACAAGACCTCGGCGGGTTGGTGGCGTGAGGAGGCGGGCTACGATGCCACTAAGCTCGTCGGGGTCGCCGCCGGCGACTACAACGGCGACGGGTTTGATGACCTGTGTGGTTTCTATAACTACGGCGGCGGCAAGGTGCACATTCACGTCTGGCTGAGCGACGGGGTGTCGGCTTTCAAATACCAGGGTTCGGACGGCTGGTGGAAGGTGAATGCCGGCTATGAGGCGGAGGGCATCAAACATGTCCTCGGTGGGGAGTTCGCCCGGTGA
- a CDS encoding STAS domain-containing protein, translated as MIMVNVLEEKVALITPEGKLMGGPETATLCQEVEKLDRAGYRRVVLDLSRVRWANSTAIGALIKCFLTLQDHGAELRLACLSERVRHYMSITKLSRVIPTFESVDEALRSPSTA; from the coding sequence ATGATCATGGTCAATGTTCTTGAGGAAAAAGTCGCGCTTATTACGCCCGAGGGGAAGCTCATGGGAGGACCGGAGACCGCCACCCTTTGCCAGGAGGTGGAGAAGCTGGACCGCGCCGGCTACCGCAGGGTCGTTCTGGATTTGAGCCGCGTGCGTTGGGCAAACAGCACGGCCATCGGTGCGCTCATCAAGTGCTTCCTGACGCTGCAAGACCATGGCGCTGAGCTTCGCCTGGCATGCCTCAGCGAGCGTGTCCGCCACTACATGAGCATCACCAAGCTAAGTCGAGTCATCCCGACCTTCGAGTCGGTGGACGAGGCCCTGCGGTCCCCCTCTACCGCCTAG
- a CDS encoding metallophosphoesterase, which produces MEAVVKGLRHRALVFGAVFVLLLVLACGQQTQSFRFVFMTDIHVQPEQRGAEGFRAAIQAVNALRPKPAFVITGGDLIMDALEQGYGRADSLYALYLALVKEFQMPVYNCIGNHEVFGLYKSSGVDPSHPEFGKEMFKKRIGEGRTYRSFDHAGWHFVLLDAIGFTPERTYYGYVDSLQLAWLASDLAQVKKGTPVVLVMHIPLFSVAEQFAHGPLAALDRALAVTNALDVLRTCADHYVPLVLQGHMHDVEEIVVRGTHFVTGGAVSGAWWAGPYRGFPEGFVVVDVKGKHFRWQYQTYGWQAGAK; this is translated from the coding sequence ATGGAGGCAGTCGTTAAGGGTCTGCGGCATCGTGCGCTGGTTTTCGGGGCGGTGTTTGTGCTCTTGCTCGTCTTGGCTTGTGGCCAGCAGACGCAGTCGTTCCGCTTTGTGTTCATGACTGACATCCACGTGCAGCCTGAGCAGCGAGGGGCAGAGGGCTTCCGCGCCGCCATCCAGGCAGTGAATGCCCTGCGGCCCAAGCCGGCCTTCGTCATCACCGGCGGCGACTTGATCATGGACGCGCTTGAGCAGGGCTACGGCCGCGCCGATTCTCTCTACGCGCTCTACCTTGCCCTGGTCAAAGAATTCCAGATGCCCGTGTACAACTGCATTGGCAATCACGAGGTGTTCGGCCTGTACAAGAGCAGTGGCGTCGACCCCAGTCACCCCGAATTTGGCAAAGAGATGTTCAAGAAGCGCATCGGAGAAGGGCGTACCTACCGCTCCTTCGACCACGCGGGGTGGCATTTTGTTCTGCTGGATGCCATTGGGTTCACTCCCGAGCGCACCTACTACGGCTACGTCGATTCACTCCAGCTGGCCTGGTTGGCCAGCGACCTGGCACAGGTGAAGAAGGGCACGCCGGTCGTGTTGGTCATGCATATTCCGCTGTTCTCGGTGGCGGAACAGTTCGCCCACGGCCCGCTGGCTGCACTGGATCGTGCCCTGGCCGTGACCAATGCCCTCGACGTCCTGCGTACCTGTGCGGACCACTATGTGCCCTTGGTCCTGCAGGGACACATGCATGACGTGGAGGAGATCGTGGTAAGGGGAACCCACTTTGTCACCGGTGGCGCGGTGTCTGGCGCATGGTGGGCGGGACCATACCGCGGCTTCCCCGAGGGATTTGTGGTGGTGGACGTGAAAGGGAAACACTTCCGCTGGCAGTACCAGACCTATGGCTGGCAGGCTGGTGCCAAATAG
- the purL gene encoding phosphoribosylformylglycinamidine synthase subunit PurL, translated as MSEQVRGWPVTTRIEIALRPEFLDTAAAAVSSGLQDLGLAAAKCQHAVQVYYLQGALSTPEKERIASELLADMVTQVYAVDGDVLPPPGADEWDVEITYNPGVMDPVEESAMKGIRDLGIHSVTAVKTARRYRLVGHLSETQKQLIVDKLLANKVVEHVVRPGEQIFHGTIEYAFKLVEVDLLEADDARLREISKERSLFLNLEEMRAIQSYYRGLGRNPTDLELETLAQTWSEHCSHKTLRGLIRYDGTTIDNLLKQTVMRVTRELALPWCVSVFVDNSGVIEFDDEYDVCFKVETHNHPSAVEPYGGANTGIGGVIRDPLGTGLGAKPIVNTDVFCFGPPDFPLERLPKGVLHPKRIMKGVVAGVRDYGNRMGIPTVNGAVLFDERYLGNPLVYCGTIGLLPKGMHRKESVPGDYIVVVGGRTGRDGIHGATCSSGELTVESEVEWGGAVQIGNAITEKKVVDTLLQARDRRLYRAITDCGAGGLSSAVGELARETGAVVDLEKVPLKYQGLSYTEIWISEAQERMVIFVPPEKLQEALALFASEDVEATVIGQLTSDRQLVVRYQGHVVGRLDMEFLHEGLPRLVREAHWQAPTWEEPTFEDPHDLTPYLHQILGSWNVCSKEWVVRQYDHEVQGGSALKPLVGADNDGPGDASIVRPRYDSYRAIVVANGINPKYGQIDPYWMAAAAIDEALRNVVAVGGQVSRTALLDNFCWGNPDKPDRLGGLVRAAQACYDIAKAYGTPFISGKDSLNNEYTTEQGETIAIPPTLLISAISIMPDCRKAVSMDLKRAGDLLYVLGMTRDELGGSHYYAVRGFVGNGVPKVYPGEALRLFAALSEAIQRGLVRACHDCSEGGLGVALAEMAFSGNLGATVELSEVPHALSAVRNDTLLFSESCSRFVVEVSPDAAKAFEELMRGLPCAPLGRVQNSRQFVVKGISGEVVVDAPIAELKESWQAPLRW; from the coding sequence ATGAGCGAACAAGTCAGAGGGTGGCCTGTGACCACGCGGATCGAAATCGCGCTTCGACCTGAGTTCTTAGATACCGCGGCTGCGGCGGTGAGTTCCGGACTCCAGGACCTGGGTCTGGCCGCAGCAAAGTGCCAACATGCCGTGCAAGTCTACTACCTGCAAGGTGCGCTCAGCACGCCAGAAAAGGAACGCATCGCCAGCGAGTTGCTCGCCGACATGGTGACCCAAGTGTACGCCGTGGATGGTGACGTGCTCCCGCCGCCCGGCGCGGACGAGTGGGACGTCGAGATTACCTACAACCCTGGGGTCATGGATCCTGTGGAAGAAAGCGCCATGAAGGGGATCCGGGACCTGGGGATCCATTCTGTCACCGCCGTGAAGACGGCCCGCAGGTACCGGCTGGTGGGCCACCTCAGCGAGACGCAGAAGCAACTCATCGTGGACAAGCTGTTGGCGAACAAGGTGGTCGAGCACGTGGTGCGGCCAGGGGAGCAAATCTTCCACGGCACCATTGAGTATGCCTTCAAACTGGTGGAGGTTGACCTCCTTGAGGCCGACGACGCCCGGCTGCGGGAGATTAGCAAAGAGCGCAGCCTGTTCCTCAACCTGGAGGAGATGCGGGCCATACAGTCGTACTACCGCGGCTTGGGAAGAAATCCCACCGATTTGGAGTTGGAAACGCTTGCCCAGACCTGGTCGGAACACTGCAGCCACAAGACCTTGCGCGGCCTCATCCGATACGACGGCACCACCATCGACAATCTCCTCAAGCAGACCGTTATGCGGGTCACTCGCGAACTGGCGCTGCCGTGGTGCGTGTCGGTGTTCGTGGACAACTCCGGCGTCATCGAGTTCGATGATGAGTATGACGTCTGCTTCAAGGTGGAAACGCACAATCACCCGTCTGCAGTGGAACCTTACGGCGGCGCCAATACCGGCATCGGCGGCGTGATCCGTGACCCGCTCGGCACCGGTCTCGGGGCCAAGCCAATTGTCAACACTGATGTTTTCTGCTTCGGCCCGCCAGATTTCCCGCTGGAGCGACTGCCCAAGGGTGTGCTTCACCCAAAGCGCATCATGAAAGGCGTGGTAGCGGGGGTGCGCGACTATGGGAATCGCATGGGTATCCCCACGGTGAACGGCGCGGTGCTGTTCGATGAGCGCTACCTCGGCAACCCCCTTGTCTACTGCGGCACGATTGGCCTCTTGCCCAAAGGGATGCATCGCAAGGAGAGTGTGCCTGGCGACTATATCGTGGTCGTGGGTGGACGGACGGGGCGCGACGGCATCCATGGCGCCACGTGTTCATCTGGTGAGCTGACGGTGGAGTCCGAAGTGGAATGGGGCGGGGCCGTACAGATCGGTAATGCTATTACCGAGAAGAAGGTGGTCGACACTCTCCTCCAGGCGCGCGACCGGCGGCTGTACCGGGCCATTACCGATTGCGGTGCCGGGGGACTCTCCTCCGCCGTCGGTGAGTTGGCGCGCGAGACGGGCGCGGTGGTGGATTTGGAAAAGGTGCCGCTCAAGTACCAGGGGCTCAGCTACACGGAAATCTGGATTTCCGAGGCCCAGGAGCGGATGGTGATCTTTGTGCCTCCCGAAAAGTTGCAAGAAGCGCTCGCCCTGTTTGCCAGCGAAGACGTGGAAGCAACCGTGATCGGCCAGTTGACCTCCGACCGCCAGCTTGTGGTGCGCTATCAAGGGCACGTGGTGGGTCGCTTGGACATGGAGTTCCTGCACGAGGGGTTGCCCCGATTGGTGCGGGAGGCTCATTGGCAAGCGCCGACCTGGGAGGAACCAACCTTCGAAGACCCGCATGACCTTACCCCTTATTTGCACCAAATCCTCGGTTCCTGGAACGTGTGCAGCAAGGAGTGGGTGGTGCGGCAGTACGACCACGAGGTGCAAGGGGGCAGCGCCCTCAAGCCGCTCGTTGGGGCGGATAACGACGGTCCAGGAGATGCCAGCATTGTGCGGCCGCGGTATGATTCTTACCGTGCGATTGTCGTGGCCAACGGGATCAACCCCAAATACGGTCAGATCGACCCCTACTGGATGGCGGCCGCTGCCATAGACGAGGCCCTGCGCAACGTGGTGGCAGTGGGCGGCCAGGTATCGCGCACCGCACTGCTCGATAACTTCTGCTGGGGGAATCCGGACAAGCCCGACCGATTGGGAGGGCTGGTGCGCGCCGCCCAGGCCTGCTACGACATCGCCAAGGCTTATGGCACACCCTTCATCTCGGGCAAGGATAGCCTGAACAACGAGTACACCACCGAGCAGGGGGAGACCATCGCCATTCCGCCGACCTTGCTCATCTCGGCCATCAGCATCATGCCGGACTGCCGGAAAGCGGTCTCTATGGACCTGAAGCGTGCCGGCGACCTCCTGTACGTCCTGGGTATGACGCGGGATGAACTCGGGGGCAGCCACTACTACGCGGTGCGTGGTTTCGTGGGCAACGGCGTGCCTAAGGTATACCCGGGCGAGGCGCTGCGCCTGTTTGCCGCCCTGTCCGAGGCCATACAACGCGGGTTGGTGCGGGCCTGCCACGACTGCTCCGAGGGCGGACTCGGCGTAGCCCTGGCGGAGATGGCCTTTAGCGGGAATCTCGGCGCGACCGTAGAGCTCTCCGAGGTGCCTCACGCCCTTTCTGCAGTGAGAAACGACACCTTGCTTTTTTCCGAATCGTGCAGCCGCTTTGTAGTCGAGGTGTCGCCCGATGCGGCGAAAGCTTTCGAGGAGCTCATGCGCGGCCTGCCCTGTGCCCCTCTCGGGCGGGTGCAGAACAGCCGGCAGTTTGTGGTCAAAGGGATTTCAGGAGAGGTGGTAGTCGACGCGCCCATCGCCGAGCTCAAAGAGAGCTGGCAAGCGCCGCTGCGCTGGTAG
- a CDS encoding DUF2207 domain-containing protein, whose product MRTVKIPVLSNRPLAIAFVQCAVVAALLMLFCLPPLQAASKRYDILGVWVNAYLHEDGSMDVVEQRQYRFVGNFTWASYELPLAGTGGVRDVRVSEGDTEYRLDDSQEPGTYNIEESPERLGVRWYYRARNQVRTFTLRFRLLDVVRRHQDVAVLYYKFVGSGWDRPSGSVTVRIVPPQALATGQVRAWAHGPLWGNVVIRDDGTILADVAQLPKRRFWEVRALYPAQVFAAAPVLPDSVEAIIMQEEAAWAERANLERQEALAREASKKARKEHGRWLVALLSVGGLLSWWNIYRVYGRRHQVPRQPALSGAPPADTPPALVSYLVFNRTVSANALVATLLDLARRGLIKIVEEEPAADKRGRVTKKPEYVLELDRERARRDADEGRLLTYERSLLAYLFGPLSDGATRLSLGELQRHRSATASFFSQWCKEVATEAKARNFYDQESLRAMNRSLLLSGLLLLLTVAAGFLVEEWALLLAAVTLCVFVLSFLVPRRTPEAEVEARQWKALARYMAKFGTRDAQFTEYPSEVDKLLVYGTALGVRSKAMEAFLGQMPEEQLATFSWYVGGVGARPGGGISEALSSMVSAVTSSVSSATGAGGGASAGGGGGAGGSGGGAG is encoded by the coding sequence ATGCGGACAGTCAAGATACCCGTGCTGTCAAATCGGCCACTGGCGATAGCGTTCGTTCAGTGCGCAGTGGTTGCTGCGCTCCTGATGCTGTTCTGCCTGCCACCTCTTCAGGCGGCGAGCAAGAGGTACGACATCCTGGGCGTGTGGGTGAACGCCTATCTCCATGAGGACGGAAGCATGGATGTGGTTGAACAGCGTCAGTATCGGTTTGTGGGCAACTTCACCTGGGCGAGCTACGAGTTGCCGCTGGCCGGGACCGGGGGCGTTCGCGATGTTCGTGTCAGCGAAGGCGACACGGAATACCGCTTGGATGACTCGCAGGAACCTGGCACCTACAACATCGAGGAGAGCCCTGAAAGGTTGGGCGTGCGCTGGTACTACCGCGCACGCAACCAGGTGCGCACCTTCACGCTGCGGTTTCGCTTGTTGGACGTGGTGCGCCGCCACCAAGACGTCGCTGTGTTGTACTACAAGTTCGTGGGGAGTGGCTGGGATAGGCCAAGTGGCTCGGTGACCGTGCGCATTGTGCCCCCTCAAGCACTTGCGACAGGCCAAGTGCGCGCCTGGGCGCATGGTCCCCTCTGGGGGAATGTCGTCATTCGCGACGACGGGACCATCTTAGCCGACGTGGCGCAGCTCCCCAAACGGCGCTTCTGGGAAGTGCGGGCTCTGTATCCTGCGCAGGTCTTTGCCGCCGCGCCTGTGCTGCCGGACTCCGTCGAGGCCATTATCATGCAGGAAGAGGCTGCATGGGCCGAGCGTGCCAATCTCGAGCGGCAAGAGGCCTTAGCACGTGAGGCCAGCAAGAAGGCGCGAAAGGAGCACGGCCGGTGGTTGGTGGCACTGCTCAGCGTCGGTGGGCTGCTCAGCTGGTGGAACATTTACCGCGTCTACGGCCGACGGCATCAGGTGCCTCGGCAGCCGGCCTTGTCGGGCGCACCCCCGGCGGATACACCACCCGCCTTGGTTAGCTACCTGGTCTTCAACCGCACCGTGAGCGCCAACGCTTTGGTGGCCACGTTGCTGGACCTGGCGCGGCGGGGGCTCATCAAGATCGTGGAGGAAGAGCCGGCAGCCGACAAGCGCGGCCGCGTCACCAAGAAGCCTGAATATGTGCTTGAGCTGGACAGGGAGCGCGCACGACGCGATGCTGATGAGGGTCGTCTGCTGACCTACGAGCGAAGTCTGCTGGCGTACCTTTTCGGACCTCTGTCCGACGGGGCAACCCGCCTCAGCCTTGGCGAGCTGCAGAGGCACAGAAGCGCGACAGCCTCCTTCTTTTCCCAGTGGTGCAAGGAGGTGGCAACCGAGGCCAAGGCGCGCAATTTTTACGACCAGGAGAGCCTGCGCGCCATGAACCGCTCGTTGCTCCTTTCTGGCCTGCTGCTTCTGTTGACCGTGGCAGCCGGTTTCCTGGTGGAGGAGTGGGCTTTGCTCTTGGCTGCGGTTACGCTCTGCGTGTTTGTCCTCTCCTTTCTCGTGCCTCGCCGCACTCCTGAGGCAGAGGTCGAAGCCAGGCAATGGAAGGCCCTGGCCAGGTACATGGCCAAATTCGGAACGAGGGACGCGCAATTCACGGAGTATCCGTCTGAGGTTGACAAACTGCTGGTGTACGGTACTGCCCTGGGCGTCCGTTCCAAAGCGATGGAGGCGTTTTTGGGGCAGATGCCGGAAGAGCAGCTGGCCACCTTTTCCTGGTATGTGGGGGGCGTTGGTGCACGCCCGGGCGGCGGGATTTCTGAGGCGCTGAGTTCCATGGTTTCGGCAGTAACCAGCAGCGTCAGTTCGGCCACCGGCGCTGGTGGTGGGGCCAGCGCCGGTGGTGGCGGTGGTGCTGGCGGTTCTGGCGGAGGTGCCGGCTAA
- a CDS encoding aminopeptidase P family protein, with amino-acid sequence MDSKSFRRHAVGVLAGMVAWGALAIAVKAQPAEEFEARREAVRRLLSPRGVAVFKAAQRSGESYGCPFRQESNFYYLTGIDQPGAVLILSKRGLPIAGQERPVKEVVFLERMAGGGELTAEQATSRLLIDVARPLHDFYGAFAEALTRADTLYFKAPRLRLEEPITKELELIEAARLRQYPVVVSNPASLLAGLRVIKSQAEVELIRKAAQLTCAAQVEAIKSVEPGMWEYEVAALVEYVFRRGDGDGSAFAPIIGSGPNSCRIHYSENKRQMEAGDLLVVDIGASYRHYCADLTRTMPVSGTFSERQRAVYELVLKAQTEAIALVKPGVKISEVHDKAAQVIGQGLVQLGLISRPGEYAKYFVHGTSHQLGLDVHDVGEVTVLQPGMVITVEPGIYIPEENLGVRIEDDVLVTAQGHEVLSSAAPKTVAEIEALMREVGIGNMK; translated from the coding sequence ATGGATAGTAAGTCGTTTCGCCGCCACGCGGTGGGAGTGCTGGCGGGGATGGTAGCGTGGGGTGCCCTTGCCATAGCTGTCAAGGCGCAGCCTGCGGAGGAATTTGAAGCACGTCGTGAGGCTGTGCGAAGGCTCCTGTCGCCCCGGGGCGTGGCGGTGTTCAAGGCGGCGCAGCGCTCTGGGGAAAGCTATGGCTGTCCATTCCGCCAGGAGAGCAATTTCTATTACCTCACCGGCATCGACCAGCCGGGTGCAGTGCTGATACTGAGCAAGCGTGGGCTGCCCATTGCGGGTCAAGAGCGACCTGTTAAGGAGGTCGTTTTCCTGGAAAGGATGGCTGGTGGGGGAGAGCTCACCGCAGAGCAGGCCACGAGCAGACTGCTCATCGATGTGGCGCGCCCGCTGCATGACTTTTACGGTGCCTTTGCCGAAGCGTTGACGCGTGCCGACACGCTCTACTTTAAGGCTCCGCGCCTGCGCTTGGAAGAGCCGATTACCAAGGAGCTGGAGTTGATCGAGGCGGCCCGGCTGCGCCAGTACCCGGTCGTGGTCAGCAATCCTGCAAGCCTGCTGGCCGGGCTCCGGGTCATCAAGAGCCAGGCAGAGGTGGAGCTCATTCGCAAAGCGGCCCAGCTCACCTGTGCCGCCCAGGTGGAGGCCATAAAGTCGGTGGAGCCCGGCATGTGGGAGTACGAGGTCGCTGCGTTGGTGGAATACGTGTTCCGCCGCGGGGACGGCGATGGTTCGGCCTTCGCCCCAATTATCGGCTCGGGACCCAATTCTTGCCGTATCCATTACAGCGAGAACAAGCGGCAGATGGAGGCGGGGGACCTGCTCGTCGTGGACATTGGAGCCTCGTACCGGCACTACTGCGCGGACCTCACGCGCACCATGCCAGTGAGCGGCACCTTCTCTGAGCGACAACGCGCTGTTTACGAACTGGTCCTGAAGGCCCAGACGGAGGCCATCGCACTGGTCAAGCCAGGGGTCAAGATTTCCGAGGTCCACGACAAGGCGGCACAGGTCATCGGGCAGGGGCTTGTGCAGCTGGGGCTCATCAGCCGTCCTGGCGAGTATGCCAAGTACTTCGTGCACGGCACCAGCCATCAGCTTGGCCTGGACGTCCACGACGTCGGCGAGGTGACGGTGCTGCAACCCGGAATGGTCATTACCGTCGAGCCGGGCATCTACATCCCCGAGGAGAACCTGGGAGTGCGCATTGAGGACGATGTCCTTGTCACTGCGCAGGGTCACGAGGTGCTTTCATCTGCTGCACCCAAGACCGTTGCCGAAATAGAGGCCCTGATGCGCGAGGTGGGCATAGGGAACATGAAGTGA